A DNA window from uncultured Methanoregula sp. contains the following coding sequences:
- a CDS encoding methyl-accepting chemotaxis protein, which yields MNQTLNVLIVEDSPDDATLVVLELQKGGLVVAHERVETAEGMKAALARKSWDVILCDYNIPNFGAMKALALVKELGVKLPFIVLSGVVGEETAVNTMRAGAHDFIVKGQYSRLVPAVKREIEEFEKEKIQAEKIKKQTEEAKKQKQLAFTMMMQNPQPLILVDTDYHIKIANDAFLVLSGITEEKLQSMSIRDFKVLEKSGHNLREALETKKGVTGDVKVEFPTGIHYLEQHTIPLLDKDGAIVALMAVYNDNTEKRKVEAAKAEFTQYQSDYFKTLSEDLTMMARGDLNFKLILPSPNANTQAAHDQFVVINSMIAKVRDALQLMISDADMLAAAAVAGKLNTRADPTRHEGDYRKIIVGVNNTLDAVIRPVNEALRMSQEYARQNFSARMDDNLRVAGDFLVFKEALNSIGISVSAAVKGVNTETARLSVSAQEALNSLNEVASASAHIASNAQKVNENADMSAMGVEQVLKAMEDMNAAVEQVTSSMEGVSNQAKQASDASKTGAVIAENVENGMGDIAKSTGTVYDIVHDIETQMANISKIVTLISDLANQTNLLALNAAIEAARAGEAGRGFAVVATEVKSLAQESRASAEKIEDMISTLNKSTREAALAMDDAKNQVVKGTQMSAEALEAFRKIKIAAEGVANAAAEVAAASQEQAATVQEITASVHEVSSKIESTAKEASNAAAAAEEATASVSEVNRVVENVNKIADNVSREMAKFTI from the coding sequence ATGAACCAGACCCTTAATGTACTTATTGTTGAGGACTCGCCCGACGATGCTACCCTTGTTGTCCTGGAACTCCAGAAAGGAGGACTTGTTGTTGCCCACGAGCGGGTCGAGACTGCCGAAGGAATGAAGGCTGCCCTTGCCCGCAAGTCCTGGGACGTCATTCTCTGCGATTACAATATCCCCAATTTCGGCGCCATGAAGGCGCTTGCCCTGGTCAAAGAGCTGGGCGTGAAACTCCCGTTCATTGTGCTGTCCGGGGTTGTGGGCGAGGAGACCGCAGTCAACACCATGCGGGCCGGTGCCCATGATTTCATTGTGAAAGGCCAGTACTCCCGGCTCGTCCCGGCCGTGAAACGCGAGATCGAGGAGTTCGAGAAGGAAAAGATTCAGGCAGAAAAGATAAAAAAACAGACCGAGGAAGCAAAGAAGCAGAAGCAGCTGGCTTTTACGATGATGATGCAGAACCCCCAGCCGCTCATCCTCGTGGATACCGATTACCACATAAAGATCGCCAACGATGCCTTCCTTGTCCTCTCCGGGATAACCGAAGAGAAGCTCCAGAGCATGAGCATCCGGGATTTCAAGGTGCTGGAGAAGAGCGGCCACAACCTCCGCGAGGCTCTTGAAACAAAGAAAGGGGTGACTGGGGATGTCAAAGTCGAGTTCCCGACCGGTATCCATTACCTTGAACAGCACACCATCCCGCTTCTCGACAAAGACGGGGCAATCGTAGCCCTGATGGCGGTCTACAACGACAATACCGAGAAACGCAAAGTCGAAGCAGCTAAAGCGGAATTCACGCAATACCAGAGCGACTATTTCAAAACCCTGTCGGAAGATCTCACCATGATGGCCAGGGGCGACCTGAACTTCAAGCTGATCCTGCCCTCCCCCAATGCGAATACCCAGGCAGCGCATGACCAGTTCGTTGTCATCAACAGCATGATCGCAAAAGTGAGGGATGCGCTCCAGCTCATGATCTCGGATGCCGACATGCTTGCTGCAGCAGCCGTTGCGGGAAAGCTGAACACCCGGGCCGATCCAACCCGGCACGAGGGGGATTATAGGAAGATCATTGTTGGCGTGAACAACACGCTCGATGCCGTTATCCGGCCGGTAAACGAAGCGCTCCGGATGTCGCAGGAATATGCCCGGCAGAACTTCTCCGCCCGCATGGATGACAACCTGCGGGTTGCCGGGGATTTCCTTGTATTCAAGGAAGCCCTCAACAGCATCGGCATCTCCGTTTCCGCCGCGGTCAAAGGTGTCAACACCGAGACTGCCCGTCTTTCGGTCTCTGCACAGGAAGCCCTCAACAGCCTCAACGAGGTAGCGTCGGCATCCGCCCATATCGCGTCCAATGCCCAGAAAGTCAATGAGAACGCTGACATGAGTGCCATGGGTGTCGAGCAGGTACTCAAGGCAATGGAGGACATGAATGCGGCAGTCGAGCAGGTCACCTCCAGCATGGAAGGCGTCTCCAACCAGGCCAAGCAGGCCAGCGATGCTTCAAAGACCGGAGCAGTCATTGCCGAAAATGTTGAGAACGGAATGGGGGACATTGCCAAATCCACGGGAACGGTATACGATATCGTTCACGATATCGAGACGCAGATGGCAAATATCTCCAAGATCGTGACGCTGATAAGCGATCTCGCCAACCAGACCAACCTGCTTGCCCTCAATGCAGCTATCGAGGCAGCAAGGGCCGGCGAGGCAGGCCGGGGATTTGCCGTTGTGGCAACCGAAGTCAAGTCCCTTGCGCAGGAATCCCGGGCCAGTGCTGAAAAGATCGAGGACATGATCTCCACGCTCAACAAATCCACCAGGGAAGCAGCGCTTGCCATGGACGATGCAAAGAACCAGGTGGTGAAGGGCACCCAGATGTCTGCAGAAGCGCTCGAAGCCTTCCGGAAGATCAAGATTGCCGCAGAAGGCGTGGCCAATGCAGCAGCTGAAGTGGCTGCGGCAAGCCAGGAGCAGGCCGCCACCGTCCAGGAGATTACGGCGAGCGTCCACGAGGTCAGCTCCAAGATCGAGAGCACGGCAAAAGAGGCAAGCAATGCTGCAGCGGCTGCCGAGGAAGCAACCGCTTCGGTGAGCGAAGTGAACCGGGTTGTTGAAAACGTCAACAAGATTGCAGACAACGTATCCCGTGAGATGGCAAAGTTCACCATCTGA
- a CDS encoding ATP-binding protein encodes MTYDSALLLIDDDPEFLNVSVHFLKERGFRDITTTRSSKEALALIGTRTFDVIIADYELPPGQNSIHLLKTLKSLGNDTPFIIFTGKSREEVAIEALNNGAAYYLQKGIEIEVQYTELHNMIMQLAEKKRAKERVLRQEVELRLKNEELESFCYSISHDLRAPLRVIDGYCAFILATSGSTLDPSVLNYLQGIQGASTRMNTMIESLLKFSRAGRLALDCQEVNLSKIAWEIIAPLREHNPDRQVTVDIEDGMVVHADRTLISMALQNLIDNAWKYTGKTSPAEISIRMKKDNGLAIITIRDNGAGFDAANAENLFHPFTRFHTESEFPGTGIGLATVHRIIERHGGRIWAESQAGNGALFSFTLPVCRNLPARNPDAGECPQGGPETCAANK; translated from the coding sequence ATGACATATGACAGTGCACTGCTCCTCATCGACGATGATCCCGAGTTCCTGAATGTAAGTGTCCATTTTCTCAAAGAGCGCGGTTTCCGGGATATAACAACAACCCGGTCCTCAAAGGAAGCCCTCGCCCTCATCGGCACCCGGACTTTCGATGTCATTATCGCCGATTACGAGCTGCCCCCCGGGCAGAACAGCATCCATCTCTTAAAGACGCTGAAATCTCTGGGGAACGATACCCCGTTCATCATCTTCACGGGAAAGAGCCGGGAGGAGGTTGCAATCGAGGCGCTCAATAACGGTGCGGCCTATTACCTCCAGAAAGGCATTGAGATCGAGGTCCAGTACACAGAGCTCCACAACATGATCATGCAGCTTGCCGAGAAGAAACGGGCCAAGGAGCGGGTCCTGCGGCAGGAAGTTGAACTGCGGTTGAAGAATGAGGAACTCGAGTCGTTCTGCTATTCCATATCCCATGACCTGCGGGCCCCGCTCCGGGTGATCGACGGTTATTGTGCGTTTATCCTGGCTACCTCGGGAAGCACCCTGGACCCGTCAGTCCTGAACTATTTACAGGGAATCCAGGGTGCGAGTACCAGGATGAACACCATGATCGAGAGCCTGCTCAAATTCTCCCGCGCCGGGAGGCTTGCGCTCGACTGCCAGGAAGTGAACCTCTCAAAGATCGCATGGGAGATCATAGCCCCTCTCCGGGAGCATAACCCGGATCGACAGGTGACGGTGGACATTGAAGACGGGATGGTGGTACATGCGGACCGGACCCTCATTTCCATGGCTCTGCAGAACCTGATCGATAATGCCTGGAAATACACCGGAAAGACGAGCCCGGCCGAGATCTCCATCCGTATGAAAAAAGACAACGGACTCGCGATTATCACTATCCGCGACAACGGGGCCGGGTTCGATGCTGCAAATGCTGAAAATCTCTTCCACCCGTTCACCCGTTTCCATACGGAGTCCGAGTTCCCGGGCACCGGCATAGGGCTTGCCACCGTGCACCGGATCATCGAGCGTCATGGCGGGCGCATCTGGGCAGAGAGCCAGGCGGGAAACGGGGCCTTGTTCTCGTTCACCCTTCCGGTCTGCAGGAATCTGCCGGCCAGGAACCCCGACGCTGGTGAGTGCCCGCAGGGAGGCCCGGAAACGTGTGCTGCAAATAAATGA